The Exiguobacterium acetylicum genome includes a window with the following:
- the speE gene encoding polyamine aminopropyltransferase produces MEQKLKLWFTEHQTEDYGITFRVNHVYESEQTEFQRLEMVETDEFGTMLLLDGMVMTTDKDEFVYHEMVAHVPLFTHPNPKSVLVVGGGDGGVIREVLKHPSVEKAVLVEIDGKVIEYSKKYLPNIAGGLDDARVEVIVGDGFMHIAEAENEYDVIMVDSTEPVGPAVNLFTKGFYSGISKALKEDGIFVAQSDNPWFTPDLIRDVQRDVKEIFPITKLYIANVPTYPSGLWTFTIGSKKHDPLAVAPERFHEIDTKYYTPELHTAAFALPKFVKDLTNG; encoded by the coding sequence ATGGAACAAAAATTAAAGTTATGGTTCACGGAACACCAAACGGAAGATTACGGTATCACATTCCGTGTCAACCACGTTTATGAGAGCGAACAAACGGAGTTTCAACGCCTAGAGATGGTTGAAACGGACGAGTTCGGTACGATGTTGTTACTTGACGGAATGGTCATGACGACAGATAAGGACGAGTTCGTTTACCACGAGATGGTCGCGCACGTCCCATTGTTCACACACCCGAATCCAAAATCGGTTCTGGTCGTTGGTGGAGGAGACGGCGGAGTCATCCGTGAAGTCTTGAAACACCCGTCCGTCGAAAAAGCTGTTTTGGTTGAAATCGACGGAAAAGTCATCGAGTATTCGAAAAAATACCTCCCGAACATTGCAGGTGGATTGGACGATGCACGCGTCGAAGTCATCGTTGGGGATGGATTCATGCATATCGCAGAAGCAGAAAACGAGTATGATGTCATCATGGTCGACTCGACAGAACCAGTTGGTCCAGCGGTCAACTTGTTTACGAAAGGCTTCTACTCTGGTATTTCAAAAGCATTGAAAGAAGACGGCATTTTCGTCGCACAATCGGATAACCCATGGTTCACACCAGACTTGATCCGTGATGTTCAACGCGACGTCAAAGAAATCTTCCCGATCACGAAGCTCTACATCGCAAACGTTCCGACATACCCAAGTGGTCTTTGGACGTTCACGATCGGATCAAAGAAACACGATCCGCTTGCGGTCGCACCAGAGCGTTTCCACGAGATCGACACGAAGTATTACACGCCTGAGCTTCACACGGCAGCCTTCGCGCTTCCGAAGTTCGTTAAAGATTTGACGAACGGCTGA
- a CDS encoding HD domain-containing protein — protein sequence MYQSLGQLKETKVFKDPVHRYIYVSDQLIWQLIGTREFQRLRRIKQLGTSFLTFHGAEHTRFHHSLGVYEITRQLIDVFNGRADWDDQYRELTLAAALLHDVGHGPFSHAFENVFGVNHETWTERIILGDTEIKKVLDQVGDGFAEEVASIINKTHPNQLLVTMISSQLDVDRMDYLLRDAHFAGVSYGKFDLERMLRVLRPAPNQMVVKQSGMHSIEDYIMRRYQMYWQVYLHPVTRSSDYLLKAILERAQELYLSDYPFAIAPIHLMPLFDQNMELRDFLGLDETIVYFYFQQWANEQDPILSDLSGRFVDRKLFKYVDYPAEKRELVHEKLCELFEAIGLNPAYYLLEDKLSRLPYDLYGDNGEISKQPIMLQMKDGQMKEISQVSPLVQAIATSRQTDEKLFFPQEILHDLREHANEKMQIDQLLIGSVTS from the coding sequence ATGTATCAATCATTAGGGCAATTAAAGGAAACGAAGGTCTTCAAAGATCCGGTTCATCGCTATATCTATGTCAGTGATCAGTTGATTTGGCAATTGATTGGTACACGTGAATTTCAGCGACTGCGCCGAATCAAGCAACTGGGAACATCTTTTTTGACGTTTCATGGGGCGGAACACACACGGTTCCATCACTCACTTGGTGTCTATGAAATCACGCGGCAACTGATTGACGTCTTTAACGGTCGCGCCGACTGGGATGATCAATACCGGGAGTTGACGCTCGCTGCAGCACTACTGCACGATGTCGGACACGGACCGTTTTCGCATGCGTTCGAAAATGTCTTTGGTGTCAATCACGAGACGTGGACGGAGCGAATCATCCTTGGAGATACGGAAATCAAGAAAGTGCTCGATCAAGTCGGAGACGGGTTTGCAGAAGAAGTCGCCTCAATCATTAATAAAACGCATCCGAATCAACTGCTCGTCACGATGATCAGCTCCCAACTCGACGTCGACCGGATGGACTACTTGTTGCGCGATGCGCATTTTGCCGGTGTCAGCTACGGGAAATTCGATCTCGAGCGGATGTTACGTGTGTTGCGCCCGGCACCGAATCAGATGGTCGTCAAACAGTCGGGAATGCATTCGATTGAAGACTATATCATGCGTCGGTATCAAATGTATTGGCAAGTCTACCTGCACCCGGTGACACGATCAAGTGATTACCTATTAAAAGCGATTCTCGAACGAGCGCAGGAGCTGTACCTGTCCGATTATCCGTTTGCGATTGCACCGATCCATTTGATGCCGTTATTTGATCAGAACATGGAGTTGCGCGATTTCCTTGGGCTCGATGAGACAATCGTCTACTTTTATTTTCAGCAGTGGGCAAATGAACAAGATCCAATTCTTTCTGATTTGTCTGGGCGATTCGTTGACCGGAAGTTGTTTAAGTATGTCGATTATCCGGCTGAAAAACGTGAACTCGTCCATGAAAAATTATGCGAGCTGTTTGAAGCGATTGGTCTGAATCCGGCGTATTATTTACTTGAAGATAAACTCAGTCGTCTTCCTTATGATTTATACGGAGATAACGGTGAAATCAGCAAACAACCGATCATGTTACAGATGAAGGATGGGCAGATGAAAGAAATTTCGCAAGTTTCGCCACTCGTTCAAGCAATCGCCACGTCACGCCAGACCGATGAGAAGTTGTTCTTCCCACAAGAGATTTTGCACGACTTGCGCGAACATGCGAATGAGAAGATGCAAATCGACCAGTTATTGATTGGTAGCGTGACGTCATGA
- the speB gene encoding agmatinase: MRFDEAYSGKVFIASQPTHEDAKGILYGMPMDWTVSFRPGSRFGPARIREVSLGLEEYSPYLDGDIADAKLFDAGDIPLPFGNAQKSLDMIEEYVDSLLTAGKFPLGMGGEHLVTWPVVKAFDKHYDDFVVLHFDAHTDLRDEYEGEPLSHSTPLKKIANLIGPENCYSFGIRSGMKEEFEWAKTSGYNLFKYEIVEPLRQVLPTLAGKKVYVTIDIDVLDPSAAPGTGTQEIGGVTTKELLEVVHMIARADVDVIGADLVEVCPAYDQSDMTAIAAAKVLREMMIGFIK; the protein is encoded by the coding sequence ATGCGTTTTGATGAAGCATATTCAGGAAAAGTCTTTATCGCGAGTCAACCGACTCACGAAGATGCAAAAGGAATTTTATACGGCATGCCGATGGACTGGACGGTTAGTTTTCGTCCGGGTTCGCGATTCGGTCCGGCACGTATCCGTGAAGTCTCACTTGGTCTAGAAGAATATAGCCCATACTTAGATGGTGACATCGCCGACGCGAAGTTGTTTGACGCGGGAGATATCCCGTTACCATTCGGGAATGCACAAAAATCACTTGATATGATTGAAGAATACGTCGATTCGTTACTGACAGCAGGCAAGTTCCCGCTCGGTATGGGTGGCGAACATTTAGTCACATGGCCCGTCGTCAAAGCGTTCGATAAACACTATGATGATTTCGTCGTGCTTCACTTTGATGCACATACGGACTTACGTGACGAGTATGAAGGAGAGCCATTGTCGCACTCGACACCACTCAAGAAGATCGCAAACTTGATCGGACCAGAGAATTGCTATTCGTTCGGGATTCGTTCTGGTATGAAAGAAGAGTTCGAATGGGCGAAGACGTCAGGTTACAACCTCTTCAAATACGAGATCGTCGAGCCGCTTCGTCAAGTTCTTCCAACACTTGCGGGTAAAAAGGTCTACGTCACGATCGACATCGATGTTCTCGATCCATCAGCGGCACCAGGGACAGGGACACAAGAAATCGGTGGGGTGACGACGAAGGAATTGCTCGAAGTCGTGCACATGATCGCGCGTGCAGACGTCGACGTCATCGGTGCTGATTTAGTAGAAGTATGCCCAGCGTATGACCAATCGGATATGACAGCGATCGCAGCAGCGAAAGTACTACGCGAGATGATGATTGGATTCATTAAATGA
- a CDS encoding NAD(P)H-dependent oxidoreductase gives MEKEQQKQAILEAFQSRHATKTFNGQVIPEDDFRFILETACLSPSSFGYEPWNMLVIQNPEIREALKEISWGAQGQLPTASHFVLFLARTGEQMQADGPHVTQMMDFLGLSEEAKAGRTKRYGLFLEEDFAIGNNPKAMEDWAAKQAYIALGNMMSTAAQIGIDSCPIEGFDQQAVEELLVDRGLLDRSVFTVPVMVAFGYRADEPKRDKQRRPLDEIVTFVE, from the coding sequence ATGGAAAAAGAACAACAAAAACAAGCAATTCTTGAAGCATTTCAATCTCGTCATGCCACGAAGACATTTAACGGTCAAGTGATCCCAGAAGACGATTTCCGGTTCATTTTAGAAACGGCGTGTCTGTCACCGAGCTCGTTCGGATATGAGCCATGGAACATGCTCGTCATTCAAAATCCAGAAATCCGAGAAGCCTTAAAAGAAATTTCTTGGGGCGCACAAGGACAATTACCGACAGCGAGTCACTTCGTCTTGTTCCTCGCCCGGACAGGAGAACAGATGCAGGCTGATGGTCCACATGTCACGCAGATGATGGATTTCCTTGGTCTATCCGAAGAAGCAAAAGCCGGACGTACCAAGCGATACGGTCTATTTTTAGAAGAGGATTTTGCGATTGGTAATAATCCGAAAGCAATGGAAGACTGGGCGGCGAAACAAGCCTATATCGCGCTCGGAAACATGATGTCGACGGCTGCACAAATCGGAATCGATTCTTGTCCGATCGAAGGGTTCGACCAACAAGCAGTTGAGGAATTACTCGTCGATCGTGGACTGCTCGATCGTTCTGTTTTCACGGTTCCCGTCATGGTCGCATTCGGTTACCGGGCAGACGAACCGAAACGCGATAAACAACGTCGTCCACTTGATGAAATCGTGACGTTCGTCGAGTAA
- a CDS encoding metallophosphoesterase codes for MRKRNRWLLSLGVLALGSWFLYRENNVIDVSEMTVASSRLPEAFDGYRVVQVADLHGKAFGAEQQRLLKKIDRADPDLVVMTGDLIDSRRDGEEAALSLMKSLVDQYPVYFVTGNHEVRRNLTILPKLEQLGVTILRNESRVIEYQGQSISLLGIDDPTTTRWREGLSEPDGIRQSLDQALQDVSADTFQLLLAHRPEYKSLYAERSIDLVLSGHAHGGQIRLPFTAGLYAPGQGFFPQVTAGRYQEKETELIVSRGLGNSLFPFRLFNHPELVVVTLKRP; via the coding sequence ATGCGTAAACGAAATCGCTGGCTATTATCCCTTGGTGTACTCGCCTTAGGAAGCTGGTTTTTATACCGTGAAAATAACGTCATCGACGTCTCAGAGATGACAGTCGCGTCCAGCCGCTTACCGGAAGCATTTGATGGTTATCGCGTCGTGCAGGTCGCCGACTTACATGGCAAAGCGTTCGGAGCTGAACAACAACGATTATTAAAAAAAATAGATCGTGCCGACCCAGATCTTGTCGTCATGACTGGTGATTTGATTGACTCAAGACGAGACGGTGAGGAAGCTGCCCTTTCGCTCATGAAATCCCTAGTCGATCAGTATCCCGTTTACTTCGTCACCGGTAATCATGAGGTTCGACGTAATCTAACGATTTTACCGAAACTTGAGCAGCTCGGTGTCACTATCCTTCGGAATGAATCGCGCGTCATTGAATATCAAGGTCAATCCATTTCGTTACTTGGTATCGATGACCCAACGACGACACGATGGCGCGAAGGACTGTCGGAACCGGATGGTATTCGTCAAAGCCTCGATCAAGCACTTCAAGATGTCTCGGCGGACACGTTCCAGCTTTTGCTCGCGCATCGTCCAGAATATAAGTCCTTGTATGCCGAACGATCCATCGATCTCGTCTTGTCCGGTCATGCGCACGGTGGACAGATCCGTCTACCGTTTACAGCAGGTCTGTATGCGCCCGGTCAGGGGTTCTTCCCACAAGTAACTGCCGGTCGCTATCAAGAAAAGGAGACGGAATTAATCGTCAGTCGTGGTCTCGGGAACAGCCTGTTTCCGTTTCGCCTGTTCAACCATCCGGAACTCGTTGTCGTAACGCTGAAACGACCATAA
- a CDS encoding BCCT family transporter, which produces MENNRKSKITKVFMVSVIFCVLFTIWGILPESLIGAASLGNVTSTAQSFVSNRFGWLYLLGMSAFLLIAIFLVFSRFGSIRLGKDSDRPEYSLISWFAMLFSAGMGIGLVFWGVSEPLTHFHTPPIATNDPTEAGPLAMRYSFFHWGLHPWALYAVVALAIAYSTFRKGRPATIGDTVASLMKPRYEAAGKGTVEVLAIVATAFGVATSLGLGAQQISGGLNFLTSSVPNTFTTQIIIIVVVSVLYMISAASGLDKGIVRLSNANIVLATLLMIGVMFLGPFSFIMDLFVQTTGAYLQNLPLMSFRASAFNPDEREWINGWTIFYWAWWISWSPFVGTFIARVSKGRTIREFVIGIMLVPTIFGLLWFSVFGGSAIWNELFQNVDLISTVNDKGVETGMFALFETFGGLGTFLSIVAVFLITTFFITSADSATYVLGMLSSGGSLMPSLRIKLAWGVVQSSIAAVLLYAGGLGALQAAAILAAFPFIFVVGMMVVALFKDLSDEPDAQKETTELKQDA; this is translated from the coding sequence ATGGAAAATAATCGAAAAAGTAAGATCACAAAAGTCTTTATGGTATCCGTCATTTTCTGTGTGCTCTTTACCATATGGGGAATCTTACCGGAATCCCTAATCGGTGCAGCTAGTCTTGGAAATGTCACATCAACAGCACAATCATTTGTCTCCAACCGTTTTGGTTGGCTTTATCTTCTCGGAATGAGCGCATTTCTTTTAATTGCCATTTTCCTTGTTTTTTCCCGTTTCGGTTCAATCCGGCTCGGTAAGGATTCAGACCGTCCTGAATACAGCCTCATTTCCTGGTTCGCGATGCTCTTTAGTGCCGGAATGGGAATTGGTCTTGTCTTCTGGGGTGTATCAGAGCCATTGACTCACTTCCATACGCCACCCATCGCAACAAATGATCCGACGGAAGCCGGTCCTCTTGCGATGCGTTATTCGTTCTTCCACTGGGGCCTACACCCTTGGGCACTGTATGCCGTTGTCGCGCTTGCGATTGCTTATTCGACATTCCGTAAGGGGCGTCCCGCTACAATCGGAGATACCGTCGCTTCACTAATGAAGCCGCGCTATGAAGCAGCTGGTAAGGGAACTGTTGAAGTACTCGCAATCGTTGCAACAGCCTTTGGTGTCGCAACATCACTCGGTCTTGGTGCGCAACAAATCTCAGGTGGACTCAACTTCCTGACGAGCAGTGTCCCGAATACGTTCACGACACAAATCATCATCATCGTTGTCGTCTCGGTACTGTATATGATTAGTGCCGCGTCTGGTCTTGATAAAGGGATCGTTCGCCTCAGTAATGCCAATATCGTCTTAGCGACTCTACTGATGATTGGTGTCATGTTCCTCGGACCGTTCAGCTTCATCATGGATCTTTTCGTCCAAACAACAGGAGCGTATTTACAGAACTTACCTCTCATGAGTTTCCGGGCATCTGCCTTTAACCCAGATGAACGTGAGTGGATTAACGGTTGGACGATCTTCTACTGGGCTTGGTGGATTTCATGGTCACCATTCGTCGGTACGTTCATTGCCCGTGTCTCAAAAGGACGGACGATTCGTGAGTTCGTCATTGGAATCATGCTCGTTCCAACGATTTTCGGTCTTCTTTGGTTCTCAGTCTTCGGTGGTTCAGCGATTTGGAACGAACTGTTCCAAAACGTCGACTTAATCTCGACTGTTAACGATAAAGGGGTCGAAACTGGAATGTTCGCATTGTTCGAGACATTCGGTGGTTTAGGAACATTCCTCAGCATCGTTGCTGTCTTCTTAATCACTACATTCTTTATCACTTCAGCTGACTCCGCGACATACGTTCTCGGTATGCTATCGTCTGGTGGTAGCCTGATGCCAAGCCTGCGGATCAAACTTGCGTGGGGTGTCGTGCAGTCTTCGATCGCCGCTGTACTCTTGTATGCTGGTGGATTAGGTGCGTTGCAGGCCGCTGCCATATTGGCCGCTTTCCCATTCATCTTTGTCGTCGGGATGATGGTCGTCGCCCTGTTCAAAGATTTGTCCGATGAACCTGATGCGCAAAAAGAAACGACTGAATTAAAACAAGATGCTTAA
- a CDS encoding phosphotransferase family protein → MMSSAVLAKILRKLGQEGGEVEVLKGATSSLILRVGEGILRIHTNQDWLREEPDLVLHEAFALQAAGDLAPNVLDYQTDVRDEVPPWLYMTRSPGEIRIDQVDEQYVDRLAQMLAAIHALPVPESRYVYQPYATERHVPTWTQHPERWRQLLAVEPDESQTIRFIHRDFHPVNVLYEMNGTCHTIDWINACVGPIEVDLAHCRLNLALLESVEMADHFLKSYLKQTNRLYDHAWDIRAVFDFGPETIDVYSGWKAYGRQNLSQDNVRERLEKFVLKVYENNESGY, encoded by the coding sequence ATGATGTCATCCGCTGTACTTGCAAAAATCTTACGAAAACTTGGTCAGGAGGGAGGAGAGGTCGAAGTCTTAAAAGGCGCGACTTCCTCCCTCATTTTGCGAGTCGGTGAGGGGATTCTTCGCATCCATACGAATCAAGATTGGCTACGGGAAGAACCTGATCTCGTCTTGCATGAAGCATTTGCGTTACAAGCAGCAGGAGACTTAGCACCAAATGTGTTGGACTATCAAACCGATGTTAGAGACGAAGTCCCGCCGTGGTTATATATGACACGTTCACCTGGAGAAATTCGGATTGATCAGGTGGATGAGCAATATGTCGATCGACTGGCACAAATGCTTGCTGCGATCCATGCGCTACCGGTACCAGAATCTAGGTATGTCTATCAGCCTTATGCGACAGAGCGTCACGTTCCGACGTGGACGCAGCATCCGGAGAGATGGCGTCAGCTACTGGCGGTCGAACCGGACGAAAGTCAAACGATCCGATTCATTCATCGGGATTTTCATCCGGTCAATGTGTTATACGAAATGAATGGAACGTGCCATACGATTGATTGGATTAATGCGTGTGTAGGTCCCATTGAAGTCGATCTTGCCCATTGTCGTTTGAATCTTGCCTTACTCGAATCCGTCGAGATGGCGGATCATTTTTTAAAAAGTTACCTGAAACAGACGAACCGCTTATACGATCACGCGTGGGATATTCGAGCTGTTTTTGATTTTGGACCTGAAACAATTGACGTCTATTCAGGGTGGAAAGCATATGGAAGGCAAAACCTTAGTCAGGACAATGTTCGGGAACGCTTGGAAAAGTTTGTCTTGAAAGTCTATGAAAATAACGAAAGCGGTTACTAA
- a CDS encoding lipoate--protein ligase family protein: protein MGIELLKQEHYRIFDQTSLGTAFHATQSFAMDDTLCASVATEGAALRSWIHHETVVLGIQDARLPHLADGVAVLNEHGFSPVVRNSGGLAVVLDAGVLNISLVLPERGGIDIDSGYEAMLALVRHMFAQETDAIVAGEVVGSYCPGSYDLSIAGKKFAGISQRRVRGGVAVQIYLCVNGSGSQRAALVRDFYAAALQGETTKFVYPTIVPETMASLEELLGTSLTVEDCLRRAYEALLALGADLTPATLTELENERFGVNLSRMLDRNEKALG, encoded by the coding sequence ATGGGAATCGAACTCTTAAAACAAGAACATTATCGTATTTTTGATCAAACGTCACTCGGAACTGCTTTCCATGCGACACAATCATTTGCGATGGACGACACATTATGTGCTTCCGTTGCAACAGAAGGAGCCGCACTCCGCTCTTGGATTCACCACGAAACCGTCGTCCTCGGCATCCAGGATGCCCGTCTTCCTCATCTTGCTGACGGTGTAGCCGTTTTGAACGAACATGGTTTCTCGCCCGTCGTCCGCAACTCAGGTGGTCTTGCTGTCGTCCTTGACGCTGGTGTCTTGAATATTTCGCTCGTCTTACCGGAACGCGGTGGGATCGATATCGACAGTGGTTACGAAGCGATGCTTGCACTCGTTCGTCACATGTTCGCGCAGGAAACAGATGCAATCGTCGCCGGTGAAGTCGTCGGTTCATACTGTCCTGGTTCTTACGACCTGTCGATCGCCGGTAAAAAGTTCGCTGGTATCTCGCAACGCCGTGTCCGCGGTGGCGTTGCTGTTCAAATCTACCTCTGTGTTAACGGAAGTGGAAGTCAACGTGCCGCTTTAGTCCGTGACTTTTACGCGGCAGCGCTTCAAGGTGAGACGACGAAATTCGTCTATCCAACTATTGTTCCAGAAACGATGGCTTCGCTTGAAGAATTACTCGGTACCTCATTGACGGTCGAGGACTGCTTACGTCGTGCGTATGAAGCGTTACTTGCGCTCGGCGCTGATTTGACACCAGCGACTTTGACGGAACTCGAGAACGAGCGGTTCGGTGTCAATTTGAGTCGAATGCTTGATCGAAACGAAAAAGCCCTAGGTTAA
- a CDS encoding 2-hydroxymuconate tautomerase, producing MPYVTVKMLSGRTVEQKRALIEKVTEAVSETTNAPKENITVFIEEMEKTDYGQAGVMFADK from the coding sequence ATGCCATATGTTACGGTTAAAATGTTATCGGGTCGTACAGTCGAACAAAAACGTGCTTTGATTGAAAAAGTCACGGAAGCGGTGTCGGAAACGACGAATGCACCAAAAGAAAACATCACGGTCTTCATCGAAGAGATGGAAAAAACGGATTATGGTCAAGCTGGCGTCATGTTTGCTGATAAATAA
- a CDS encoding NAD(P)-dependent oxidoreductase → MTTVTVLGATGRTGRPLIDRLLENGYDVRALVRSTSPDLPVHDRLHILTGDATSPEDLEQALAGSTAVFSCLGTDQQQVLSTAIPHLVTKMKESGIERIIFIGTAGILDASEEPGKYRFQSSESRRRSTVAAEDHLKAYLTLKDADVDFTVICPTQLTEDNALPADDLLIETTRFTAPTGPIPRENVAQFAFDVFRDGTHHRVRVGIASHGSTK, encoded by the coding sequence ATGACTACTGTTACTGTACTCGGTGCGACTGGTCGAACAGGTCGTCCTTTAATCGATCGTTTACTTGAAAACGGCTATGATGTTCGCGCACTCGTCCGCTCTACGTCTCCGGACTTACCGGTTCATGACCGACTTCACATCCTAACAGGAGATGCAACGAGTCCCGAAGACCTCGAACAGGCACTCGCAGGAAGTACGGCTGTCTTTAGTTGTCTCGGAACCGATCAACAGCAAGTGCTCTCGACAGCGATTCCGCATCTCGTCACGAAGATGAAGGAATCAGGCATCGAGCGGATCATCTTCATTGGTACAGCGGGTATTCTCGATGCGTCAGAAGAACCTGGGAAATATCGTTTCCAATCGAGTGAATCACGTCGACGTTCGACAGTTGCAGCAGAAGATCACTTGAAAGCTTATTTGACCTTAAAGGATGCAGACGTCGACTTCACTGTCATCTGCCCGACGCAACTGACTGAAGACAACGCACTACCTGCTGACGACCTATTGATTGAAACGACACGTTTCACTGCACCGACGGGACCAATCCCAAGAGAAAACGTCGCCCAGTTTGCCTTTGACGTCTTTCGTGACGGAACTCATCATCGGGTCCGCGTTGGGATTGCTTCGCATGGATCAACGAAATGA
- a CDS encoding NupC/NupG family nucleoside CNT transporter — translation MKYLIALLGLAIVFGLALLVSSNRKGIKLKPLAVMLVLQLVLGFILLNTSFGYIVIRGVAKVFEKLLSYAAIGIDFVFGGLANEGAQPFFINVLLPIVFISALIGILQFTKILPLLMRGIGFVLSKVNGMGRLESYNAVASAAIGQSEVFITVKKQIGQLPANRLYTLCASAMSTVSMSIVGAYMTMVEPKYVVTAIVLNLFGGFMIVSIINPYTVDPEEDILEIVEEKQTFFEMLGEYIMDGFKVAIIVGAMLIGYNALIGMVNDIFLMVLGISFQEILGYIFAPFAFIMGIPWAEAVSAGSVMATKLITNEFVAMLSLPEYSKEFSERTLGIVSVFLISFANFSSIGIIAGAVKGLNDRQGSVAASFGLKLLYGATLVSVLTAIVVSILL, via the coding sequence ATGAAATATCTTATCGCACTACTCGGACTGGCTATCGTTTTCGGCTTGGCACTCCTTGTCAGCAGCAACCGTAAAGGCATCAAATTGAAACCGCTTGCGGTCATGCTAGTTCTTCAGCTCGTACTTGGGTTCATTTTACTCAATACATCGTTCGGATATATCGTCATTCGTGGCGTCGCGAAAGTCTTTGAAAAACTGCTTAGTTATGCGGCAATCGGGATTGATTTTGTCTTCGGTGGTTTAGCAAACGAAGGTGCACAACCGTTCTTCATCAATGTCTTGCTACCGATCGTCTTCATCTCTGCTTTGATCGGGATTCTTCAGTTCACGAAAATCCTTCCGCTCTTGATGCGCGGTATCGGTTTTGTTCTATCGAAAGTCAATGGTATGGGACGTCTTGAGTCTTATAACGCGGTTGCTTCAGCTGCGATCGGACAATCAGAAGTATTCATCACAGTCAAAAAACAAATTGGTCAATTACCAGCAAACCGTCTCTACACATTGTGTGCATCAGCGATGTCGACCGTTTCGATGTCGATCGTCGGTGCGTACATGACGATGGTAGAACCGAAATATGTCGTTACAGCAATCGTCTTGAACTTGTTCGGTGGTTTCATGATCGTCTCGATCATCAACCCGTACACGGTTGATCCGGAAGAAGATATTCTTGAAATTGTCGAAGAAAAACAAACGTTCTTCGAAATGCTCGGCGAATACATCATGGATGGATTCAAAGTCGCAATCATCGTTGGTGCGATGTTGATCGGTTACAATGCCTTGATCGGTATGGTCAACGATATCTTCTTGATGGTTCTAGGTATCTCATTCCAAGAAATTCTCGGATACATCTTTGCGCCGTTTGCCTTCATCATGGGTATTCCATGGGCGGAAGCTGTCAGCGCAGGTAGTGTCATGGCAACGAAATTGATCACGAACGAGTTTGTTGCGATGTTGAGCCTTCCAGAGTACTCGAAAGAGTTCTCAGAGCGTACTCTCGGAATCGTATCTGTCTTCTTGATCTCGTTCGCGAACTTCTCGTCAATCGGAATCATCGCTGGTGCGGTTAAAGGATTGAACGATCGCCAAGGAAGTGTCGCGGCTAGTTTCGGTCTGAAGTTACTCTACGGCGCAACACTCGTTAGTGTCCTGACGGCAATCGTCGTCAGCATCTTGCTGTAA
- a CDS encoding YwhD family protein produces the protein MEKKINFNIISDNSTDGHGGFGVGTLSLNSMSPVIISPEDGEAYIDMGAMHAKAAIEKRVKFTTDKADTPNGKLYWIVWVTVGRKPEGFYYGGVAACDLLVDAEARRGFKILADHVNKMDKSLKGRIVVDHMDERSKELLRDFLQTHKPEMWENADAALHEALV, from the coding sequence ATGGAAAAAAAGATTAACTTCAATATCATTTCAGATAACTCAACAGATGGTCACGGTGGATTTGGTGTCGGAACACTTAGTTTAAACAGTATGTCACCGGTCATCATTTCTCCGGAAGACGGCGAAGCCTACATCGACATGGGCGCGATGCACGCGAAAGCAGCAATCGAGAAACGCGTTAAGTTCACGACGGATAAAGCCGATACGCCAAACGGTAAACTGTACTGGATCGTCTGGGTGACAGTTGGTCGTAAACCTGAAGGCTTCTATTACGGTGGTGTCGCTGCCTGCGATCTGCTAGTCGATGCGGAAGCACGTCGCGGATTCAAGATTCTTGCGGATCACGTCAATAAAATGGATAAATCCCTTAAAGGACGGATCGTCGTCGATCACATGGATGAGCGTTCAAAGGAATTGTTACGTGATTTCTTACAAACACATAAACCGGAGATGTGGGAAAATGCTGACGCTGCTTTACATGAAGCATTGGTCTAA